One region of Limnospira fusiformis SAG 85.79 genomic DNA includes:
- a CDS encoding methyltransferase domain-containing protein, which produces MSTETIEAEPLLYQYRRFFANQYLHGDGIEVGALNHPLALPETARIKYVDRLSVPDLRRHYPELADEPLVEVDIIDNGEHLQTVEEASQDFVIANHFIEHCQDPITTIDNLLRVLKKGGILYLAVPDKRYSFDSDRPITSFEHLLKDYQEGPDNSKVSHYQEWAELVLKETDKSQVQDIVKKLIKRDYSIHFHVWESRNFLDFLVSLKNHLNFPLEVQRLFQNSSEFITILTKSR; this is translated from the coding sequence ATGTCAACGGAAACTATAGAGGCGGAACCCTTACTGTATCAGTATCGTAGATTTTTTGCTAATCAGTATCTCCATGGAGATGGCATTGAAGTGGGGGCGCTTAATCACCCTCTAGCTTTACCAGAAACTGCCAGAATTAAATATGTCGATCGCCTCTCGGTACCAGACCTCAGACGGCATTATCCTGAGTTGGCTGATGAACCTCTAGTGGAGGTTGATATTATTGACAATGGAGAACATCTCCAAACTGTTGAGGAAGCCAGCCAGGATTTTGTCATTGCTAATCATTTTATTGAACATTGTCAAGACCCGATTACCACCATTGACAATCTACTCCGGGTTCTCAAAAAAGGCGGGATTCTCTATCTGGCGGTTCCCGACAAACGCTACTCTTTTGATAGCGATCGGCCTATTACTTCCTTTGAACATCTGTTGAAAGATTATCAGGAAGGCCCCGACAATTCTAAGGTCAGTCACTATCAAGAATGGGCGGAATTAGTGCTTAAAGAAACTGATAAATCTCAGGTTCAGGATATTGTCAAAAAGTTAATTAAACGCGATTATAGCATTCATTTCCATGTGTGGGAGTCTCGGAACTTTTTGGATTTCTTGGTTTCCCTGAAAAACCACCTTAATTTTCCCTTAGAGGTTCAGCGCTTATTTCAAAACTCATCTGAGTTTATTACCATTTTGACTAAATCCAGATAG
- a CDS encoding NADPH-dependent FMN reductase has translation METTPKILAFAGSKREASLHKKLVKIAAEGARQAGAEVTFIDFQDLPMPLFDQDLQDREGLPETVLQFKQLLKTHHGFLIASPEYNSSITPLLKNAIDWASRSEPGEPPLALTCFRGKVAALMATSPGGLGGLRGLFHVRSILESIGVLVIPEQKTLPNGYQIFDTDGNLKDEQQQQDVLKLGESLTSLLKKLL, from the coding sequence ATGGAAACAACACCCAAAATTTTGGCATTTGCTGGCAGTAAACGCGAGGCTTCTTTGCATAAAAAACTGGTCAAAATTGCTGCCGAAGGAGCCAGACAAGCCGGGGCGGAAGTTACTTTTATCGACTTCCAAGATTTGCCGATGCCCCTGTTTGACCAAGACTTGCAAGACCGGGAAGGATTACCGGAAACGGTGCTGCAATTTAAGCAATTATTAAAAACCCATCACGGCTTTTTAATTGCCTCTCCCGAATACAACAGTTCAATTACTCCTTTACTGAAAAATGCGATTGATTGGGCTTCCCGTTCAGAACCGGGAGAACCCCCTTTAGCCTTAACCTGTTTTCGCGGAAAAGTAGCTGCTTTAATGGCAACTTCTCCGGGTGGTTTAGGAGGTTTAAGGGGCTTGTTTCATGTGCGGTCTATTTTAGAAAGTATTGGTGTCTTAGTAATTCCCGAACAGAAGACTTTACCCAATGGCTATCAGATTTTTGACACCGATGGCAATCTGAAAGATGAACAACAACAGCAAGATGTGTTAAAATTAGGAGAGAGCCTTACTTCCCTACTTAAAAAATTGCTGTAA
- a CDS encoding pirin family protein translates to MIEIRPSGDRGQVKLDWLDSRHTFSFGQYYDPNHISFATLRVINEDHIQPRGGFKTHSHQDMEIITYVLSGTLEHQDSLGNGSVIRPGEVQRMTAGTGIYHSEFNGSETQPVHLLQIWIIPNENGLPPSYEQKAFSEAEQWGQLQLLGSPDGRNGSVTIHQDVELYGAKLTTEDDQINYTIKPGRVAWIQIARGSVVLGDRTLSQGDGVAITPAADETHIIRLTGTSDPAEILLFDLAVPSDYTN, encoded by the coding sequence ATGATCGAAATTCGGCCTAGTGGCGATCGCGGCCAAGTAAAGTTAGACTGGCTAGATAGTCGCCATACCTTTTCCTTTGGTCAATATTATGATCCCAATCATATTAGTTTCGCTACCCTGCGAGTAATTAATGAGGACCATATCCAACCCAGAGGCGGATTTAAAACCCACTCCCATCAAGATATGGAAATCATTACCTATGTGTTATCGGGGACCCTAGAACACCAAGATAGCCTCGGTAATGGTTCGGTAATTCGACCGGGAGAAGTGCAACGGATGACTGCAGGAACTGGCATTTATCATAGCGAATTTAATGGGTCGGAAACTCAACCAGTTCACCTGTTGCAAATTTGGATTATTCCTAATGAAAATGGACTCCCCCCTAGCTATGAACAAAAAGCCTTTTCTGAGGCTGAACAGTGGGGTCAACTGCAATTATTGGGTTCTCCTGACGGTCGGAATGGTTCGGTCACTATTCATCAGGATGTGGAACTATATGGGGCTAAATTAACTACCGAAGATGACCAGATAAATTATACCATAAAACCGGGAAGAGTTGCCTGGATTCAAATAGCTAGGGGTTCGGTAGTTTTAGGCGATCGCACTCTCAGTCAGGGAGATGGAGTCGCCATAACTCCCGCCGCCGATGAAACCCATATAATCCGATTAACCGGCACATCAGACCCGGCGGAAATCCTGCTATTTGATTTAGCCGTACCCTCAGATTATACCAACTAG
- a CDS encoding NAD(P)H-quinone oxidoreductase subunit N, giving the protein MDFSNLAAQLNAGAILPESIVLITLMVVLIGDLIVGRTASAKWTPYAAIGGLLLSIVALYSQWDNTNTLAFLGSFNADPLSIVFRGIIALSAAVTILMSVSYIEQTGTALAEFICILLTATLGGMFLSGANELVMIFVSLETLSISSYMLTGYAKRDPRSNEAALKYLLIGAASAAVFLYGLSLLYGLSGGETNLNAIAQAITNNGVGESLGLVIALVFVIAGISFKISAVPFHQWTPDVYEGSPTPVVAFLSVGSKAAGFALAIRLLLNAFPVLSEQWHFVFTALAILSMILGNVVALAQTSMKRMLAYSSIAQAGFVMIGLIAGTDAGYSSMVFYLLIYLFMNLGGFTCVILFSLRTGTDQISEYSGLYQKDPLLTLGLSICLLSLGGIPPLAGFFGKIYLFWAGWQAGLYALVLLGLVTSVVSIYYYIRVVKMMVVKEPHEMSDVVKNYPPIRWNLPGMRPLQVGLVLSVIVTSLAGILSNPLFTLANDSVSRSPLFQQAAISQAETVATIDVISSPAILAKD; this is encoded by the coding sequence ATGGATTTTTCTAATCTAGCAGCCCAGTTGAATGCTGGGGCGATTTTACCAGAAAGTATTGTATTGATCACTTTGATGGTGGTCTTGATCGGTGATTTAATTGTAGGGCGGACAGCATCTGCTAAATGGACACCATATGCCGCCATTGGTGGGTTGCTGCTGTCTATCGTGGCTTTATACTCCCAATGGGATAATACCAACACCCTAGCGTTTTTGGGGAGTTTTAATGCTGATCCTCTGAGTATAGTATTCCGGGGAATTATTGCCCTGTCGGCCGCGGTGACAATTTTGATGTCCGTTAGCTATATTGAACAAACGGGAACCGCTTTAGCAGAATTTATTTGTATTTTGCTGACAGCGACTCTGGGGGGGATGTTCCTGTCTGGGGCTAATGAGTTGGTGATGATCTTCGTCTCCCTGGAAACCCTCAGTATTTCCTCTTATATGCTGACAGGATACGCTAAACGAGACCCTCGGTCTAATGAGGCGGCGCTGAAATATCTGCTAATTGGGGCAGCTAGTGCGGCCGTGTTCCTGTATGGTTTATCGTTGCTGTATGGTTTATCTGGCGGTGAAACTAACCTAAATGCGATCGCCCAAGCCATTACTAATAATGGAGTAGGTGAATCTCTGGGGCTGGTAATTGCTTTAGTATTTGTAATTGCGGGAATTTCCTTTAAAATCTCGGCGGTTCCTTTCCACCAGTGGACTCCTGATGTGTATGAAGGTTCACCAACTCCTGTGGTGGCATTTCTATCGGTGGGGTCTAAGGCTGCCGGGTTTGCTTTAGCAATTCGTCTGTTATTAAATGCTTTCCCTGTATTGTCCGAACAGTGGCACTTTGTGTTTACCGCCCTAGCCATCCTGAGTATGATCTTAGGAAATGTGGTCGCCCTAGCCCAAACCAGCATGAAACGGATGTTGGCTTATTCTTCCATCGCCCAGGCTGGGTTTGTCATGATTGGGTTAATTGCCGGAACTGATGCGGGTTATTCCAGCATGGTATTTTACCTGTTGATTTACCTGTTTATGAACTTGGGCGGTTTTACCTGCGTGATTCTGTTCTCTCTGCGGACAGGTACAGACCAAATTAGTGAATATAGCGGTTTGTATCAAAAAGACCCCCTACTAACTTTGGGGTTGAGTATTTGTCTGTTGTCTTTGGGTGGTATTCCTCCCCTGGCTGGATTTTTTGGGAAAATTTATCTATTCTGGGCTGGTTGGCAAGCGGGGTTATATGCCCTGGTTTTACTGGGTTTAGTTACCAGTGTGGTTTCGATTTACTACTACATTCGGGTAGTGAAAATGATGGTGGTTAAGGAACCTCACGAAATGTCTGATGTGGTGAAAAATTATCCGCCAATTCGCTGGAATTTGCCGGGGATGCGTCCCTTACAGGTGGGTTTGGTTTTGTCGGTAATTGTCACCTCTCTGGCGGGGATTTTATCTAATCCTTTGTTTACCCTGGCTAATGATTCTGTGAGCCGTAGTCCCCTATTCCAACAGGCGGCTATTTCTCAGGCGGAAACTGTGGCAACTATTGATGTGATTTCTAGTCCGGCAATACTCGCTAAGGATTAG
- the cmoB gene encoding tRNA 5-methoxyuridine(34)/uridine 5-oxyacetic acid(34) synthase CmoB has protein sequence MTDNQDYYMYHADDYLAAYDIDINRDGIQQQRQWAYPRLFDDKIKRYREAVEAVEDIQTQWFDFSGSVVKIGRLGELSPDQQQRFEATLKTFCPWKKGPFELFGTLIDAEWRSHLKWERITPHIQPLTQRKVADIGCHNGYYMFRMADQQPDCVIGFEPYAKHFWNFQLMQNLVRQENLHFELLGVEHIDYYPQFFDTIFCLGILYHHTDPIGLLRKMRQALAPKGEIIIDCQGIPGEKAIALTPRQRYANAKGIWFLPTQSCLETWMIRAGFTKVRCIFASPLSVEEQRRTPWANIDSLQEFLNPENPQETMEGYPAPWRYYAIAQRG, from the coding sequence TTGACAGATAATCAGGATTATTATATGTACCATGCTGATGATTATTTAGCCGCCTATGATATCGACATTAACCGTGATGGGATTCAGCAACAGCGCCAATGGGCTTATCCTCGGTTATTTGATGATAAAATCAAGCGGTATAGAGAAGCAGTAGAAGCAGTTGAGGATATCCAAACCCAATGGTTTGATTTTTCGGGTTCGGTGGTGAAAATCGGACGCTTGGGGGAACTTTCCCCAGACCAGCAACAGCGGTTTGAGGCGACATTAAAGACTTTCTGCCCCTGGAAAAAAGGACCTTTTGAATTATTTGGAACGCTGATAGATGCGGAATGGCGATCGCATTTAAAATGGGAAAGAATTACCCCCCATATTCAGCCCCTCACACAGCGAAAAGTAGCAGATATTGGCTGCCATAATGGTTATTATATGTTTCGCATGGCAGACCAGCAACCCGATTGTGTAATTGGCTTTGAACCCTACGCCAAACACTTTTGGAACTTCCAACTAATGCAAAACCTAGTCCGTCAGGAAAACCTACATTTTGAATTATTAGGAGTCGAACATATAGATTATTATCCCCAATTTTTCGATACCATTTTCTGCTTAGGTATTCTCTATCACCACACCGACCCCATTGGTTTATTGCGAAAAATGCGGCAAGCCCTAGCCCCAAAAGGAGAAATCATCATCGACTGTCAGGGTATCCCCGGAGAAAAAGCGATCGCCCTCACCCCTCGCCAACGTTACGCCAACGCCAAAGGAATTTGGTTTCTCCCCACCCAGTCCTGTTTAGAAACCTGGATGATTAGGGCAGGATTTACTAAAGTTCGCTGTATTTTCGCCTCACCTTTATCAGTAGAAGAACAACGCCGGACTCCCTGGGCTAATATCGACAGTTTACAGGAGTTTCTCAACCCCGAAAACCCCCAAGAAACCATGGAAGGATACCCCGCCCCGTGGAGATATTATGCGATCGCCCAACGGGGGTAA
- the cmoA gene encoding carboxy-S-adenosyl-L-methionine synthase CmoA → MTNFWDTELYLSSDKDQLFEQETWPKPFTFNEDVVRVFDDMVSRSVPLYKEVVACAVQWTKAYYQPGTKIIDVGCSTGTFLELLGRFLKTPATLVGIDNSEPMLAKAKEKLSGLEDIHDIELICQSAENSSFENSSIVVMNYTLQFLPVHQRQQVLNAVYEGLVPGGLLFLSEKLRSPYPQFQETMTRHYEAFKTRNGYAQNEIERKKEALENVLIPLTQMQQVAMLHDSGFAAVDSLLKFHNFTSFIALK, encoded by the coding sequence ATGACTAATTTCTGGGATACAGAACTTTATCTAAGTTCCGACAAAGACCAACTATTTGAACAGGAAACCTGGCCAAAACCTTTTACTTTTAATGAAGATGTGGTGCGGGTTTTTGATGATATGGTTTCCCGTTCGGTTCCCCTATATAAAGAAGTGGTCGCCTGTGCGGTACAATGGACGAAAGCCTATTATCAACCTGGTACTAAAATTATTGATGTGGGTTGTTCAACGGGGACGTTTTTAGAGTTACTGGGGCGATTTTTAAAAACACCTGCTACCCTAGTTGGTATTGACAACTCGGAACCCATGTTAGCGAAAGCTAAAGAAAAGTTATCAGGTTTAGAAGACATCCACGACATAGAGTTAATCTGTCAAAGTGCGGAAAATAGTAGTTTTGAAAATAGTAGTATTGTGGTGATGAATTATACTCTACAATTTCTGCCAGTTCACCAGAGACAACAGGTTTTAAATGCGGTTTATGAAGGGTTAGTTCCGGGTGGTTTATTATTCCTGAGTGAAAAATTACGATCGCCTTATCCCCAATTCCAGGAAACCATGACCCGCCATTATGAAGCCTTTAAAACCCGAAATGGCTATGCTCAAAATGAGATTGAACGCAAAAAGGAAGCCCTAGAAAATGTCTTAATTCCCCTCACTCAAATGCAACAGGTAGCCATGCTGCATGACAGTGGCTTTGCGGCTGTTGATTCTTTGTTAAAGTTTCACAATTTTACCTCATTTATTGCTCTAAAATAA
- a CDS encoding LysE family translocator, translating to MNIMFLAKGLVIGFSIAAPVGPIGILCIRRSLTQGKIVGLLSGLGAATADAIYGFMAGFGLTAISSLLLGQQTLLRILGGLFLCYLGLKIFRDKPANESAQINHKLGAYASTFLLTLTNPMTILGFIGIFSGLGLGEANNYFDATLLVLGVFFGSALWWLLLVGFIELFRDRLNSTIFQWVNRVSGLIIISFGILAIATVIWQ from the coding sequence ATGAATATTATGTTTTTGGCTAAAGGTTTAGTTATTGGCTTCTCCATTGCTGCGCCAGTTGGACCCATTGGAATTTTATGTATTAGGAGGTCTCTTACTCAAGGTAAAATAGTTGGCTTATTATCTGGTTTGGGCGCGGCTACTGCTGATGCAATTTATGGCTTTATGGCTGGCTTTGGACTCACCGCAATTTCTAGTTTACTCCTCGGTCAACAAACATTATTAAGAATATTGGGCGGTTTATTTTTATGCTATTTGGGCTTAAAAATTTTTCGGGATAAACCAGCTAATGAGTCTGCTCAAATTAACCATAAACTCGGTGCTTATGCTTCCACATTTTTGTTAACTCTCACTAATCCCATGACGATTTTAGGGTTTATTGGTATTTTTTCGGGTTTGGGTTTAGGGGAAGCCAATAACTATTTTGATGCCACTTTGTTAGTGTTAGGAGTCTTTTTTGGTTCCGCCCTCTGGTGGTTACTCTTGGTGGGGTTCATTGAATTATTTCGCGATCGCTTAAATTCTACTATTTTTCAATGGGTTAATCGAGTGTCTGGGCTAATAATTATCAGTTTTGGCATCTTAGCCATTGCTACAGTTATATGGCAATAA
- a CDS encoding cyclase family protein — protein sequence MVKILDISVGLHSQLPTWPGGLNFQLESTKTIDQHGVNVSKMASSVHVGTHVDAPSHFIDGGPTVEQLSLETLIGRALVISVADVTAITANLLNQLNIPKDTERLLFKTANSQLWERGISEFKQDYVALTADAAQWVVDAGIQLVGVDYLSVQRFNDSPLTHEILLTAGVVILEGINLAEIAPGEYQLICLPLKIIGSEGAPARAVLLPYNCSNG from the coding sequence ATGGTAAAAATACTCGATATTTCCGTTGGTCTACACTCCCAACTACCTACTTGGCCAGGAGGTTTAAACTTTCAACTTGAGTCTACCAAAACCATTGACCAACATGGGGTAAATGTTTCTAAAATGGCAAGCAGCGTTCATGTGGGAACCCATGTAGATGCCCCCTCTCATTTTATTGATGGTGGTCCTACTGTTGAACAACTATCATTAGAGACGTTAATCGGGCGGGCTTTAGTAATTTCCGTGGCTGATGTTACCGCAATTACTGCTAATTTATTAAATCAATTAAACATCCCCAAAGACACGGAAAGACTCTTGTTTAAAACTGCCAATTCTCAGCTTTGGGAGCGAGGAATATCGGAATTTAAACAAGATTATGTTGCCTTAACTGCTGATGCAGCCCAATGGGTAGTTGATGCTGGTATTCAATTAGTCGGTGTTGACTATCTTTCAGTTCAAAGGTTTAATGATAGTCCCTTAACCCATGAAATCTTATTGACTGCAGGAGTGGTTATTTTAGAAGGCATTAATTTAGCTGAAATTGCACCGGGAGAATATCAGTTAATTTGTCTACCTTTAAAAATTATCGGGTCAGAGGGTGCGCCAGCTAGGGCGGTTTTATTGCCATATAACTGTAGCAATGGCTAA
- a CDS encoding tRNA1(Val) (adenine(37)-N6)-methyltransferase: MVSNKFQFKQFTIFQDRCGMKVGTDGVILGTWTDIKSVDNILDIGTGSGLIALILAQRSPAEIEAVEIDKDAYIQASENIANSPWRSRLKIYHNSIQKYADFCDIQYDLIISNPPFFANAYKPDNHQIALAKHSDSLSQIDILQVTTKLLKPTGKLAIIYPTAAAIKFQEIAATFGLYCDRQLLIKPTATHSVKRIIMELGKTPKTCQTHTLIIEKDRHIYSDEFIALIRDFYLKY; this comes from the coding sequence ATGGTCAGCAATAAATTTCAGTTTAAACAGTTTACTATTTTTCAGGATCGCTGTGGGATGAAAGTCGGCACAGACGGGGTAATATTAGGAACCTGGACAGATATAAAATCTGTCGATAATATCTTAGATATTGGGACGGGAAGCGGATTAATTGCTTTAATCTTAGCCCAACGTTCCCCGGCGGAAATTGAGGCAGTAGAAATTGATAAAGATGCTTATATACAAGCCAGTGAAAATATAGCTAATTCCCCGTGGCGATCGCGTCTAAAAATCTATCATAATTCTATCCAAAAATATGCGGATTTCTGTGATATACAATACGATTTAATCATTTCTAATCCCCCCTTTTTTGCCAATGCTTATAAACCCGATAATCATCAAATAGCCCTCGCCAAACATAGCGACAGCCTCTCCCAGATAGATATTTTACAAGTAACTACCAAATTATTAAAACCCACCGGGAAACTGGCAATAATTTATCCCACAGCAGCCGCCATCAAGTTTCAAGAAATCGCCGCCACTTTCGGATTATATTGCGATCGTCAATTGTTAATCAAACCCACAGCTACACATTCCGTGAAACGCATAATTATGGAATTAGGAAAAACTCCAAAAACCTGTCAGACACACACCTTGATAATTGAAAAAGATCGACACATTTACAGTGATGAATTTATCGCCTTAATTCGTGATTTTTATTTAAAATATTAA
- a CDS encoding U32 family peptidase, giving the protein MIFNTFVGSLEDLDRCARVANLGEVLLEPFLLARQGKLTAPEVFFLAEEAKKRGLRPVLVWDILMTEGVMMQIVDRLCDWDLLNFAAIRVCDPGAAEWLIVHYPQLPIQLIVETGNHNFEALTGWCELFAGCLERLILSIEIPENKLIKYCQKLPVPCEVLGVGRILLFYSPRSLLAEHISEENNQGFLEVKARAEENGDRPLPAVETHHGTFLFLDKDWFILDQLEGLQKAGLHTLRLDLRHFGKNGNLAPDIDQICEQIFTDPVTLKNHWQTEARSPFFKANRTTSIFSRMKSKSKISHYRNDLCVAEALGGESGKYIVFQVLRPFDISEINQVVIPTGEKVNIPETVTFKNLQGYPITKGDRDQIIITNWIKKVTPGSLILRN; this is encoded by the coding sequence ATGATATTTAATACTTTTGTGGGTAGTTTAGAGGACTTAGATAGATGCGCTAGGGTAGCTAATTTGGGGGAGGTTTTATTAGAACCTTTTTTATTAGCTAGACAGGGAAAGTTAACCGCGCCAGAGGTTTTTTTTCTGGCGGAAGAGGCGAAAAAGCGGGGGTTGCGTCCGGTTTTGGTGTGGGATATTTTAATGACCGAAGGGGTGATGATGCAAATTGTCGATCGCCTCTGTGATTGGGATCTCCTAAATTTTGCCGCTATTCGAGTATGTGATCCCGGCGCGGCAGAATGGTTAATCGTTCATTATCCCCAATTACCTATTCAGTTAATTGTAGAGACAGGAAATCATAATTTTGAGGCATTAACAGGATGGTGTGAACTGTTCGCTGGATGTTTAGAACGTCTGATTTTATCAATTGAAATTCCCGAAAATAAGTTAATTAAATATTGCCAGAAATTACCAGTACCCTGTGAAGTCTTGGGGGTGGGGAGAATTTTGCTTTTTTACTCACCCCGATCGCTATTAGCTGAACATATATCAGAGGAGAATAATCAAGGTTTTCTTGAGGTCAAAGCTAGGGCAGAAGAAAATGGCGATCGCCCCCTTCCTGCGGTAGAAACTCACCACGGAACTTTTCTATTTTTAGATAAAGATTGGTTTATTTTAGATCAACTTGAGGGACTACAAAAGGCGGGTTTACATACCCTGCGCCTAGACCTCAGACATTTCGGGAAAAATGGTAATTTAGCTCCAGATATTGACCAGATATGTGAGCAAATTTTCACCGACCCAGTAACCCTTAAAAACCATTGGCAGACTGAAGCGCGATCGCCATTTTTTAAAGCTAATCGAACTACCTCTATTTTCTCCCGAATGAAGTCAAAATCCAAAATTTCCCATTATCGCAATGATTTATGTGTCGCTGAAGCATTGGGGGGAGAAAGTGGTAAATATATCGTTTTCCAAGTCCTACGTCCTTTTGATATCTCCGAAATTAATCAAGTGGTAATTCCCACCGGAGAAAAAGTTAATATTCCTGAAACTGTGACATTTAAGAATCTCCAAGGATACCCAATCACAAAAGGCGATCGTGACCAAATTATCATCACCAACTGGATTAAAAAAGTTACCCCAGGTAGTTTAATTTTACGCAATTAA
- a CDS encoding peptidase U32 family protein — protein MWKPELLAPAKNLERLQVAITYGADAVYLGGQNYGLRARADNFSPEDLQRGVTFAHERGAKVYVTLNAFLHDEDFSEFGDYCQLLEQLNVDAVIVSDLGVMRVINNCSNLKIHLSTQASCLNGYAARLWARFGVDRLILGREVSITEAGQMRAKFSAENPQAAPLEIEMFIHGAMCMAYSGHCTISNYTAGRDSNRGGCIQSCRLPYQLSSEDSTITFMSSKDLWGIYQVGDFFKHHICSLKIEGRMKSSFYVAMTCKAYRRAIDAYSQGELTPELLQEIAADLQSIPHRDYFSGSLETAAGEGSVFEQAAGNNTGTHDYLGMVLDTTEEAIAIKLVEPLSVGDKVEFILPHGQPINYQVNSLFSVVGEEINFMRKDGIVCITKVPELAQVHQLHLLRLSPSKVEITAPYSMVTGS, from the coding sequence ATGTGGAAACCAGAACTATTAGCCCCAGCCAAGAATTTAGAAAGATTACAAGTTGCCATTACCTATGGCGCAGATGCTGTCTATCTAGGCGGTCAAAATTATGGATTGCGAGCTAGGGCTGATAATTTTAGCCCCGAAGATTTACAGAGAGGTGTCACATTTGCCCATGAACGGGGGGCTAAAGTTTATGTAACTTTAAATGCTTTCCTCCATGATGAAGATTTTAGCGAATTTGGGGATTATTGTCAACTGTTAGAACAGCTCAATGTGGATGCAGTCATTGTCTCCGATTTGGGAGTTATGCGAGTTATTAACAACTGTTCTAATCTGAAAATTCACCTATCAACTCAGGCTTCCTGTTTAAATGGATATGCAGCCAGACTCTGGGCTAGATTTGGGGTCGATCGCCTAATTTTAGGTAGGGAAGTTAGCATCACCGAAGCTGGTCAAATGCGGGCTAAATTCTCAGCCGAAAATCCCCAAGCAGCACCCTTAGAAATTGAGATGTTTATTCATGGGGCGATGTGTATGGCATATTCTGGACATTGTACCATTTCTAATTATACCGCCGGACGGGATTCTAACCGAGGTGGATGTATTCAATCTTGTCGCCTTCCTTATCAACTATCTTCTGAGGATTCTACCATTACGTTTATGTCCTCCAAAGATTTGTGGGGTATCTATCAGGTCGGTGATTTTTTCAAACATCACATTTGTTCCCTAAAAATTGAAGGACGGATGAAATCATCCTTTTATGTAGCGATGACTTGTAAAGCCTATCGTCGGGCGATTGATGCTTATTCTCAAGGTGAGTTAACCCCGGAATTATTGCAGGAAATAGCGGCAGATTTACAGTCAATTCCCCACAGGGATTATTTTTCTGGTTCCCTAGAAACGGCGGCGGGTGAGGGTTCGGTTTTTGAGCAAGCCGCCGGAAATAATACCGGAACTCATGATTATTTAGGGATGGTTTTAGATACGACTGAAGAGGCGATCGCTATCAAATTGGTAGAACCTTTATCTGTGGGAGATAAAGTCGAGTTTATCCTGCCTCATGGTCAGCCTATTAATTATCAAGTTAATAGTTTATTTTCCGTAGTCGGTGAGGAGATTAATTTTATGCGAAAAGATGGTATTGTTTGTATTACCAAAGTCCCCGAATTAGCGCAGGTTCACCAACTGCATTTGCTGAGATTATCTCCATCCAAAGTAGAAATAACAGCCCCATACTCTATGGTTACTGGTAGTTAA